One genomic segment of Ricinus communis isolate WT05 ecotype wild-type chromosome 3, ASM1957865v1, whole genome shotgun sequence includes these proteins:
- the LOC8280159 gene encoding B3 domain-containing transcription factor VRN1 isoform X2 — protein sequence MVTFVMESFHLSRIQSHSTMKTTFSWYFPRRFIRNYGNDLSSPVILKVCSGAKWEVELVKHDGEIWLQNGWKEFQKYYSLAHGSFLVFEYDQGNCDFNVIIFDKSATEIDYPVSIINGDTNYEPNPEKAESNVSVEILTHFSPSLKTRKKSPLPFSFSPPNKKIKLENSTGQVEARKGGVSCQKQTQDEVVDRIKPLNAGEKAKALDKATINFKSKNPFFMIAMQPSYVHLTYQVAIPASFVNKYFNKQCDNAILSTVDGKSWSVVYNYDVTNRKPRARMSHGWKEFAHENHLQIGDVCVFELINRAKTTLKVFIFRCIKDEKINPSPGNSKQLKQEKSSGNRKFMQRHSCLKVLEAANKFTSLNPFFKVKLRASHLEHGCLNLPKGFVIKHTKKSISNIILQAEGREWPVKLIFDHSHRGWFSAGWTSFAKENSLQVGDVCIFELVNSKTPLLKVSIFRNVE from the exons ATGGTAACATTCGTGATGGAAAGCTT CCATCTCTCTCGTATACAGAGCCATTCCACTATGAAAACAACATTTTCCTGG TATTTTCCAAGAAGATTCATCAGAAACTATGGAAATGATTTATCAAGTCCGGTAATCCTGAAAGTTTGTAGTGGTGCAAAATGGGAAGTAGAGCTTGTCAAGCATGATGGTGAAATTTGGTTACAAAATGGCTGGAAAGAATTTCAAAAGTATTACTCCCTAGCTCATGGATCCTTCTTAGTTTTCGAATACGATCAAGGAAATTGCGACTTCAATGTAATCATATTTGACAAAAGTGCTACAGAAATAGACTATCCAGTCAGTATCATCAATGGAGATACCAATTATGAGCCTAATCCTGAAAAAGCTGAAAGTAATGTTTCTGTTGAAATCTTGACTCACTTCTCACCGTCtctgaaaacaagaaagaaatcaCCACTACCATTCTCTTTCTCTCCACCTAATAAGAAGATAAAGCTTGAGAATTCTACAGGACAAGTTGAAG CAAGGAAAGGAGGCGTCTCTTGTCAGAAGCAGACGCAGGATGAGGTTGTGGATAGAATAAAACCATTAAATGCTGGGGAAAAGGCTAAAGCACTTGATAAAgcaacaattaattttaaatctaaaaatccATTCTTCATGATTGCAATGCAGCCATCATATGTTCATCTTACATATCAAGTA GCTATACCAGCAAGCTTtgtcaataaatattttaacaagCAATGTGATAATGCCATCCTGAGTACAGTGGATGGAAAGTCCTGGTCTGTTGTGTACAATTATGATGTGACCAATAGAAAACCAAGAGCTAGAATGAGTCATGGTTGGAAAGAATTTGCGCATGAAAATCACTTACAAATTGGTGATGTTTGTGTCTTTGAACTAATAAATCGGGCTAAAACCACATTGAAAGTTTTCATTTTTCGATGTATTAAAGATGAAAAGATCAATCCATCACCCG GAAATAGCAAGCAATTGAAACAGGAAAAGAGTTCTGGGAACAGGAAATTTATGCAAAGGCATTCATGTTTAAAAGTTCTTGAAGCTGCCAACAAATTTACCTCATTGAATCCATTCTTCAAAGTCAAACTGCGAGCAAGCCATCTGGAGCACGGCTGTTTG AATCTACCGAAAGGGTTTGTCATTAAACATACCAAGAAAAGCATATCAAATATAATCTTACAGGCTGAAGGGAGAGAGTGGCCTGTGAAATTAATCTTCGACCATTCTCATCGAGGTTGGTTTTCTGCAGGGTGGACTTCATTCGCAAAGGAGAATTCTTTGCAAGTAGGAGATGTTTGCATCTTTGAGTTGGTTAATAGTAAAACTCCGTTGCTAAAAGTCTCAATTTTCAGAAATGTCGAATAG
- the LOC8280159 gene encoding B3 domain-containing transcription factor VRN1 isoform X1 encodes MDSCPKSDKESLMSKGKKTHFFKIILDGNIRDGKLYFPRRFIRNYGNDLSSPVILKVCSGAKWEVELVKHDGEIWLQNGWKEFQKYYSLAHGSFLVFEYDQGNCDFNVIIFDKSATEIDYPVSIINGDTNYEPNPEKAESNVSVEILTHFSPSLKTRKKSPLPFSFSPPNKKIKLENSTGQVEARKGGVSCQKQTQDEVVDRIKPLNAGEKAKALDKATINFKSKNPFFMIAMQPSYVHLTYQVAIPASFVNKYFNKQCDNAILSTVDGKSWSVVYNYDVTNRKPRARMSHGWKEFAHENHLQIGDVCVFELINRAKTTLKVFIFRCIKDEKINPSPGNSKQLKQEKSSGNRKFMQRHSCLKVLEAANKFTSLNPFFKVKLRASHLEHGCLNLPKGFVIKHTKKSISNIILQAEGREWPVKLIFDHSHRGWFSAGWTSFAKENSLQVGDVCIFELVNSKTPLLKVSIFRNVE; translated from the exons ATGGATTCTTGTCCCAAAAGCGACAAGGAATCCTTGATGTCTAAGGGGAAAAAAACACATTTTTTCAAGATTATTCTCGATGGTAACATTCGTGATGGAAAGCTT TATTTTCCAAGAAGATTCATCAGAAACTATGGAAATGATTTATCAAGTCCGGTAATCCTGAAAGTTTGTAGTGGTGCAAAATGGGAAGTAGAGCTTGTCAAGCATGATGGTGAAATTTGGTTACAAAATGGCTGGAAAGAATTTCAAAAGTATTACTCCCTAGCTCATGGATCCTTCTTAGTTTTCGAATACGATCAAGGAAATTGCGACTTCAATGTAATCATATTTGACAAAAGTGCTACAGAAATAGACTATCCAGTCAGTATCATCAATGGAGATACCAATTATGAGCCTAATCCTGAAAAAGCTGAAAGTAATGTTTCTGTTGAAATCTTGACTCACTTCTCACCGTCtctgaaaacaagaaagaaatcaCCACTACCATTCTCTTTCTCTCCACCTAATAAGAAGATAAAGCTTGAGAATTCTACAGGACAAGTTGAAG CAAGGAAAGGAGGCGTCTCTTGTCAGAAGCAGACGCAGGATGAGGTTGTGGATAGAATAAAACCATTAAATGCTGGGGAAAAGGCTAAAGCACTTGATAAAgcaacaattaattttaaatctaaaaatccATTCTTCATGATTGCAATGCAGCCATCATATGTTCATCTTACATATCAAGTA GCTATACCAGCAAGCTTtgtcaataaatattttaacaagCAATGTGATAATGCCATCCTGAGTACAGTGGATGGAAAGTCCTGGTCTGTTGTGTACAATTATGATGTGACCAATAGAAAACCAAGAGCTAGAATGAGTCATGGTTGGAAAGAATTTGCGCATGAAAATCACTTACAAATTGGTGATGTTTGTGTCTTTGAACTAATAAATCGGGCTAAAACCACATTGAAAGTTTTCATTTTTCGATGTATTAAAGATGAAAAGATCAATCCATCACCCG GAAATAGCAAGCAATTGAAACAGGAAAAGAGTTCTGGGAACAGGAAATTTATGCAAAGGCATTCATGTTTAAAAGTTCTTGAAGCTGCCAACAAATTTACCTCATTGAATCCATTCTTCAAAGTCAAACTGCGAGCAAGCCATCTGGAGCACGGCTGTTTG AATCTACCGAAAGGGTTTGTCATTAAACATACCAAGAAAAGCATATCAAATATAATCTTACAGGCTGAAGGGAGAGAGTGGCCTGTGAAATTAATCTTCGACCATTCTCATCGAGGTTGGTTTTCTGCAGGGTGGACTTCATTCGCAAAGGAGAATTCTTTGCAAGTAGGAGATGTTTGCATCTTTGAGTTGGTTAATAGTAAAACTCCGTTGCTAAAAGTCTCAATTTTCAGAAATGTCGAATAG
- the LOC8280159 gene encoding B3 domain-containing transcription factor VRN1 isoform X3, with protein MDSCPKSDKESLMSKGKKTHFFKIILDGNIRDGKLYFPRRFIRNYGNDLSSPVILKVCSGAKWEVELVKHDGEIWLQNGWKEFQKYYSLAHGSFLVFEYDQGNCDFNVIIFDKSATEIDYPVSIINGDTNYEPNPEKAESNVSVEILTHFSPSLKTRKKSPLPFSFSPPNKKIKLENSTGQVEARKGGVSCQKQTQDEAIPASFVNKYFNKQCDNAILSTVDGKSWSVVYNYDVTNRKPRARMSHGWKEFAHENHLQIGDVCVFELINRAKTTLKVFIFRCIKDEKINPSPGNSKQLKQEKSSGNRKFMQRHSCLKVLEAANKFTSLNPFFKVKLRASHLEHGCLNLPKGFVIKHTKKSISNIILQAEGREWPVKLIFDHSHRGWFSAGWTSFAKENSLQVGDVCIFELVNSKTPLLKVSIFRNVE; from the exons ATGGATTCTTGTCCCAAAAGCGACAAGGAATCCTTGATGTCTAAGGGGAAAAAAACACATTTTTTCAAGATTATTCTCGATGGTAACATTCGTGATGGAAAGCTT TATTTTCCAAGAAGATTCATCAGAAACTATGGAAATGATTTATCAAGTCCGGTAATCCTGAAAGTTTGTAGTGGTGCAAAATGGGAAGTAGAGCTTGTCAAGCATGATGGTGAAATTTGGTTACAAAATGGCTGGAAAGAATTTCAAAAGTATTACTCCCTAGCTCATGGATCCTTCTTAGTTTTCGAATACGATCAAGGAAATTGCGACTTCAATGTAATCATATTTGACAAAAGTGCTACAGAAATAGACTATCCAGTCAGTATCATCAATGGAGATACCAATTATGAGCCTAATCCTGAAAAAGCTGAAAGTAATGTTTCTGTTGAAATCTTGACTCACTTCTCACCGTCtctgaaaacaagaaagaaatcaCCACTACCATTCTCTTTCTCTCCACCTAATAAGAAGATAAAGCTTGAGAATTCTACAGGACAAGTTGAAG CAAGGAAAGGAGGCGTCTCTTGTCAGAAGCAGACGCAGGATGAG GCTATACCAGCAAGCTTtgtcaataaatattttaacaagCAATGTGATAATGCCATCCTGAGTACAGTGGATGGAAAGTCCTGGTCTGTTGTGTACAATTATGATGTGACCAATAGAAAACCAAGAGCTAGAATGAGTCATGGTTGGAAAGAATTTGCGCATGAAAATCACTTACAAATTGGTGATGTTTGTGTCTTTGAACTAATAAATCGGGCTAAAACCACATTGAAAGTTTTCATTTTTCGATGTATTAAAGATGAAAAGATCAATCCATCACCCG GAAATAGCAAGCAATTGAAACAGGAAAAGAGTTCTGGGAACAGGAAATTTATGCAAAGGCATTCATGTTTAAAAGTTCTTGAAGCTGCCAACAAATTTACCTCATTGAATCCATTCTTCAAAGTCAAACTGCGAGCAAGCCATCTGGAGCACGGCTGTTTG AATCTACCGAAAGGGTTTGTCATTAAACATACCAAGAAAAGCATATCAAATATAATCTTACAGGCTGAAGGGAGAGAGTGGCCTGTGAAATTAATCTTCGACCATTCTCATCGAGGTTGGTTTTCTGCAGGGTGGACTTCATTCGCAAAGGAGAATTCTTTGCAAGTAGGAGATGTTTGCATCTTTGAGTTGGTTAATAGTAAAACTCCGTTGCTAAAAGTCTCAATTTTCAGAAATGTCGAATAG
- the LOC8280159 gene encoding B3 domain-containing transcription factor VRN1 isoform X4: MDSCPKSDKESLMSKGKKTHFFKIILDGNIRDGKLYFPRRFIRNYGNDLSSPVILKVCSGAKWEVELVKHDGEIWLQNGWKEFQKYYSLAHGSFLVFEYDQGNCDFNVIIFDKSATEIDYPVSIINGDTNYEPNPEKAESNVSVEILTHFSPSLKTRKKSPLPFSFSPPNKKIKLENSTGQVEARKGGVSCQKQTQDEVVDRIKPLNAGEKAKALDKATINFKSKNPFFMIAMQPSYVHLTYQVAIPASFVNKYFNKQCDNAILSTVDGKSWSVVYNYDVTNRKPRARMSHGWKEFAHENHLQIGDVCVFELINRAKTTLKVFIFRCIKDEKINPSPGNSKQLKQEKSSGNRKFMQRHSCLKVLEAANKFTSLNPFFKVKLRASHLEHGCLGGLHSQRRILCK, encoded by the exons ATGGATTCTTGTCCCAAAAGCGACAAGGAATCCTTGATGTCTAAGGGGAAAAAAACACATTTTTTCAAGATTATTCTCGATGGTAACATTCGTGATGGAAAGCTT TATTTTCCAAGAAGATTCATCAGAAACTATGGAAATGATTTATCAAGTCCGGTAATCCTGAAAGTTTGTAGTGGTGCAAAATGGGAAGTAGAGCTTGTCAAGCATGATGGTGAAATTTGGTTACAAAATGGCTGGAAAGAATTTCAAAAGTATTACTCCCTAGCTCATGGATCCTTCTTAGTTTTCGAATACGATCAAGGAAATTGCGACTTCAATGTAATCATATTTGACAAAAGTGCTACAGAAATAGACTATCCAGTCAGTATCATCAATGGAGATACCAATTATGAGCCTAATCCTGAAAAAGCTGAAAGTAATGTTTCTGTTGAAATCTTGACTCACTTCTCACCGTCtctgaaaacaagaaagaaatcaCCACTACCATTCTCTTTCTCTCCACCTAATAAGAAGATAAAGCTTGAGAATTCTACAGGACAAGTTGAAG CAAGGAAAGGAGGCGTCTCTTGTCAGAAGCAGACGCAGGATGAGGTTGTGGATAGAATAAAACCATTAAATGCTGGGGAAAAGGCTAAAGCACTTGATAAAgcaacaattaattttaaatctaaaaatccATTCTTCATGATTGCAATGCAGCCATCATATGTTCATCTTACATATCAAGTA GCTATACCAGCAAGCTTtgtcaataaatattttaacaagCAATGTGATAATGCCATCCTGAGTACAGTGGATGGAAAGTCCTGGTCTGTTGTGTACAATTATGATGTGACCAATAGAAAACCAAGAGCTAGAATGAGTCATGGTTGGAAAGAATTTGCGCATGAAAATCACTTACAAATTGGTGATGTTTGTGTCTTTGAACTAATAAATCGGGCTAAAACCACATTGAAAGTTTTCATTTTTCGATGTATTAAAGATGAAAAGATCAATCCATCACCCG GAAATAGCAAGCAATTGAAACAGGAAAAGAGTTCTGGGAACAGGAAATTTATGCAAAGGCATTCATGTTTAAAAGTTCTTGAAGCTGCCAACAAATTTACCTCATTGAATCCATTCTTCAAAGTCAAACTGCGAGCAAGCCATCTGGAGCACGGCTGTTTG GGTGGACTTCATTCGCAAAGGAGAATTCTTTGCAAGTAG